The DNA region TGGAGGACATCTCGGCGCCGCGCTGCTTCGAGCTGGAGGACCGCCTCAAGGAGGCCCTCGACTGCCCGGTCATGCACGACGACCAGCACGGGACGGCGATCGTCACGCTGGCCGCGCTGCGCGGGGCGAACCAGGTCCTCGGTAAGGACATCTCCGGCCAGCGCGTGGTCGTCTCGGGAGCCGGCGCGGCGGGTGTGGCCTGCGCCAGGATCCTGCAGAACGCCGGCGTCGCGGACGTCACCGTGCTCGACTCGCGCGGCATCATCCACTCCGGTCGCGAGGGCCTGAACCCGATCAAGCAGAAGCTCGCCGAGACCACGAACACGGCCGGTCTGCGCGGCGGCCTCGGCGAGGCGCTGAAGGGCGCCGACGTCTTCCTCGGCCTGTCCGGGGCGACCATCGACGAGACCCTGCTGGCCGGGATGGCCGACGACGCGATCGTGTTCGCGCTGTCCAACCCCGACCCGGAGGTGCACCCGGTCGCGGCGTCGCGGTACGCCAAGATCGTGGCGACCGGGCGCAGCGACTTCCCGAACCAGATCAACAACGTGCTGGCGTTCCCCGGCGTCTTCCGCGGCGCGCTCGACTCCGGCGCGCGGGCGATCACGGAGAACATGAAGCTGGCCGCGGCCGACGCGATCTTCGCGGTCGCGCAGGACGACCTCGGCCCGGACCGGATCGTCCCGAGCCCGCTGGACCCGCGCGTCGCGCCCGAGGTGGCCGCCGCGGTCGCGAAGGCCGCGGAGGCCGACGGCGTGGTGTGACGGTCCCGTTCACGCTCGCTCAAGCGCTATGAGAGGTCCTTTCCTTGCGAATTTCGCACGGAAAGGACCTCTCACAGCGTTCGGGGGTCGCGCACGTCAGCCGGTCGGGACAGCGAGGTCCGCACCGGGGACGAGGACGGAACCGGTCAGCTCCGAACCGGGCGAGTGGAGCGTGCAGAAGACGGTGCGCACGCCGTGCTTCCACTCGTCGCGCCCCGGCTTCCAGGTGACCAGGTCGGTGTAGACACCCTCCGCGTTGAGCCGCGGACTGTCCACGTTCTTCGCCATGATCCGCTGGCAGTGCGTCAAGGCCTCCGCTTTCAGTTCCCCGCCGCTGGGCCAGGGGCCGTCCGCCGCAGTGAAAGCCCCGATCACCTCGGTGCTGTGCGCGCGGTCGCACGTGGTGAGTTCGACGCTGGTGTAAGTACCCGTGACCGCGGGCTGCTGGAAGCAATCGCCCGGCTTCAACGTGCAGACGTTGGCGTGCCCGGACGGCGGCGTCGCGCAACTCGCGCCCGTCGGGCTCGCCGTGTAGCGGTCCGGGTCCCCCATGGTGTTCCCGAGCAGGGCGACCCAGCCGATGGCCCAGAACCCGGCGGCCACGAGGCCACCGATCGCCAGGCCCCGGCCCTGCTGCTTTCCCGGGCCGGTCTGGGTGAGCGCGATGATGCCCAGGATGATCGCGGGCAGCAGCGGCAGCGCCAGGCAACCGGCCAAGCCCAGTACGAGCGTGGCGATCGCGAGACCGCTGGTCTTGGGGCGTTGCGGGTAGGCGAACCCGTACGGCTGGTTCATGGGACCGAACCTAGGAGCGGCTCATGACGTTCCGATGACACGCGCCTCAGGCGAGCAGTTCCGCCAGCCGGTGCCGCGGCAGGTCGATCAGCCGTGCGTCCGTCAGCTCCGGCGGAACGTCCAGCGAGACGTTCGCCAGCCGGGCGTGCGCCCTGGTCAGCAGCTCATCCTGGTGCTCGACGGCGTCCGCGACGACGACGGCGTGCCGGTTGTCCGGGGCGCTCCGCAGCAACCGCAGCTTGTACTTCGCCCCGACCAGCCGGTTCAGCGCGCCCTGCGCCTCGGCGTTCGTCAGATCGGGATGCGAGTTCGGGACCAGCAGCGCCAGCCGCCGCGCGTTGGTGCCCAGCAGGGTCCGCAGCAGCCACGGGCCGGGGTCGGCCGAGAGGTCCATCGCGACCGCGTCGCCTTCCGGCCCGGAAACGGACCAGTCCACCGGCCGTGACTCCAAGGCCAGCCCGCCCTCGGTGGCGATCTCGTGCAGCTTCTCCAGCAGCGACGGCTTGGCCGCGCCGGCGGACTCCACCGACTGCGGGCCGTGCGTGTAGATCGCGGCCTTCCCCTTGCCGCCGCGGTTCTTCTTCGACTTCGCGGTCGGCTGGCAGACGTAGAGGTCCGCCGCGCTCCCGATCGCCTGCGCGCCGAAGTACCGGTTGAAGCCGGGCAGGATCGCTTCGAAGGTCAGCCCGAGCGTCGCGAGTGCCCGCTGCACCTGCGCGCCCAGCGCGGGGTGGCGGGGCTGTAGCCGTAGGCGAGCAGCAACCGGCCGTCCGAGGGTTCGGCGAGCGCCTGAACGCCGCGCGCCGCGAACAGGCCCATTCCTTCGGGGGTGTAAGGCGGATCACTGAACACGAGGTCCATCCGCCCGGTCACCGAGGGCGGCAGGCCGACGCGCAGATCCGTGTGCAGCGTGCGGACGGACCGCTCACTGAGTTCGTCGATGTAGGAGAGCACGCGATCGTCGAGATCGACGACGGTGAGGTCCGCGTCCGGCCGCAACGCGCGCACGGCCAGGGAAGTGAGGTCGTGGTCGCCGAGGAACAGCAGCTTTGCTGTGCCGAGGTCGTAGCGCTCGTCCAGCCACAGCGCCCGGTTCAGCACCGTCTCCGGCGTCGCCTGCACGTGATCGAGCGCGGCCAGCGGCGCGGGCACGTTCTCGACGTAGCTGGTGATGGTCTTCAGCAGGTCGGGATCGGATTTCCGGTCCCGTGCCCCGAAGTGCGCGTACTTCTCGCGGGCGGCGGGGGCGAGCCGCAAGCGGGACTCGTTCCGCTCGAGGTCGTCGCCGAGAGCGTTCAGGACGTCTTCGACACTCCGGCGCGGCGCGGTGCTGACGCGGACCAGCTCGCCGAGGTCACGCCAATCCGTCCGGAGCAGGGAAATCACCTGATGGAGCGGTCGCACGTGGACACCGTGCGCCGCGAGGACGTCATCGACGGAGGAACTCACAGGCAGCAGCCTAGTGACCCGCCTCCTGGGACACCGTGCCAACAGGCAGGATCTGGGCTACGGTTTTTCGACCAGACATGGGGAGAGACACGTGACTATCGAGTTCCGTGGCGTGACCAAGCGGTATCCGGACGGGACGGTCGCGGTCGACGACCTGAACCTCACCGTGGAGGACGGCACCATCACCGTCTTCGTCGGGCCGTCCGGCTGCGGCAAGACCACGTCGCTGCGGATGATCAACCGGATGGTCGAGCCGACTTCGGGCACGGTGCTGCTCGACGGCAAGGACGTCAGCGACGGCGACCCGGCGTTGCTGCGCCGCGGCATCGGTTACGTCATCCAGCACGCCGGCCTCTTTCCACACAGGACGGTCCTGGACAACGTCGCCACCGTGCCGCTGCTGTCCGGCTGGGACAAGGGCAAGGCGCGCAAACGCGCGGCGGAACTGCTCGAGACCGTCGGTCTGCCCGCGGAACTCGGCAAGCGGTACCCGGCCCAGCTTTCCGGCGGCCAGCAGCAGCGCGTCGGCGTCGCGCGGGCGCTCGCGGCGGATTCGCCGGTGCTGCTGATGGACGAGCCGTTCTCCGCCGTCGACCCGATCGTCCGCGAGGAACTGCAGGACGAACTGCTGCGCCTGCAGTCGCAGCTGGGCAAGACGATCGTGTTCGTCACCCACGACATCGACGAGGCCGTGCGGCTCGGCGACAAGATCGCGGTGCTCCGCGTCGGCGGGGTGCTCGCGCAGTACGGCACGCCGTCGGAGGTGCTGCGGCATCCCGTCGACGATTTCGTCGCGTCGTTCGTCGGCAAGGACCGCGGCTACCGCGGGCTCTCCTTCCTTTCGGCGGAAGGGATCGTCGTCGAAGAGGTCAAGCGGGTCGAGGTCGGCAAGCCCGCCCCCGGCCCGTCCGACGACTGGCAGGTCGCGGTCAACGCCGAAGGGCAGCCGCGCGGCTGGCTGCGGCCGGGGTCCACTGTGGACGGAGAGCTCGCGGAGACCGATCTCGTCGCCGGCGGTTCGCTGTACCTCCAGGGTTCGCCGATCCGGGGCGCGCTCGACGCGGCGCTTTCGTCGCCCGCGAGCCTCGGTGTCGTGGTGGACGCCGACCAAAAGGTCCTCGGCGTGGTCAGAGCCCAGCAAGTCCTCGAGGTGATCGAAACGCCGTCGCTGAGTTCCTGATGGGGGACTTCTTCGCGGAGCTCGGCCGCTACCTGGGCAGCGCCAACAACAGGTCGCAGTTCTTCGGCGACCTGCTCGACCACGTCTATCTCTCGCTGGTCCCGCTGGCGCTGGGCCTGGTGATCGCGGTGCTGGCGGGCTGGCTGGGCCACCGGTTCGCCGCGGTGCGTTCCGTGCTGCTGGTGGTGGCGAACCTGCTGTACACGATCCCGTCGCTCGCCTTGTTCGTGGTGATCCCGGGCATCATCGGCTCGAAGATCCTCGACAGCGTCAACGTCATCGTGGCGCTCACGATCTACACCGCGGCCCTGCTCGTGCGCCCGGTGCTGGACGCGCTCGACGCCGTCCCGCCGCACGTCGTCGCCGCGGCCACGGCGATCGGCTACAAACCCGCGCGCCGGTTCCTCACCGTGGAGCTGCCGCTTTCGGTGCCGGTGCTCGCGGCGGGCGTCCGGGTGGCCTCGGTCAGCAACATCAGCCTGGTCAGCGTCGGCGCGCTGATCGGCACCGGCGGGCTCGGCGTGCTGTTCACCGACGGCTTCCAGCGCGAGTACTTCTCGCCGATCGTCGTCGGGATCGTCGCGACCCTGCTGCTCGCGCTGATCGTGGATCTGGTGCTGGTCCAGCTGCGCAATGTCCTCACACCCTGGGACCGGGTGGCGACCACGGCGGGGGCGAAATGATCGGCGACGTGCTGAACTGGTTCGGCGACCCGGCCCACTGGCAGGGCCCCGACGGCGTCCCCGCCCGGCTGCTGCAGCATCTCGGCTACACGGCGCTGGCGCTGGTCTTCGCGCTGATCATCGCGATCCCGCTCGGCCTCTACGTCGGGCACACCGGTCGCGGCGCGGTGCTGCTGGTGAGCGGCGGCAACGCGATCCGCGCGCTGCCGACGCTGGGGCTGGTGACCTTCCTGTTCCTGCTCTTCACCGAAAGCGAGCTCTCGACGATCATCGGCCTCGTGGTGCTCGCCATCCCGCCGATCCTCGCCGGGACGTACGCGGGCCTGCAGGCGACCGATCACGGCGTGGTCGACGCGGCGCAGGGCATCGGAATGACCGGCTGGCAACGGTTGTGGAAGGTGGAGGTGCCGATCTCGCTGCCGCTGGTGCTCGGCGGGGTGCGGAACTCGGTGCTGCAGCTGGTGGCGACGGCCGCCGTGGCCGCCTACGTCGGGCTCGGCGGGCTCGGCCGGTTCCTGCTCGACGGACTGGCCATTTTGGACTATCCGCAGGTGGTCGCGGGCGCCTTGCTGACGACGTTGCTGGCCGTCGTGCTGGACCTCGCGCTGGCGGGCGTCCAGCGGGTGCTGGTGCCCAAGGGAGTTCGGCTGGCGCAGGCCGCGAGCGGGAAGAAGGCGAAGGTATGAGGCGGAGGGTGGCGGCGCTGTTCGCCGGGATCGCCTTGCTGACGGCGAGCTGTGGCAACCCGCTCGCCGGGGGAGCCGAGGGCGGTGCGTCCGGCGACATCATCATCGGCGCGTCCGATGTCGGGGAAAGCCTTCTGCTGGCCCAGATCTACGCGGGCGCGCTGCGCAACGCGGGCGCGGAGAACGTGACCGTGCGCCCGCCGGTCGGCAGCCGCGAGGTCGTCGTCAAGGCACTGCAGGACAAATCGCTTTCGGTGGTGCCGGACTACAGCGGGAACCTGTTGCGCTACTTCGACAAGGACACGCAGGCGACCACGCCTCAGGACGTCTACGCGCAGCTGAAACAGAAGTTGCCGCAGGGATTCGAAGTCCTCGAACAGGCGCCGGCGGAGGACAAGGACCTGCTGGTGGTGCGCAAGGAACTCGCCGATTCCGGTATCCGGACCTTCTCCGATCTCGGCAAGCGGTGCAAGGAACTCGTGTTCGGCGGCCCCGGGCAATGGAGCAGCCGCTGGAAGGACAAGATCAAGTCGCTCTACGGCTGCGAGTTCGCCGAGATCCGCACGACCGACACCGGCGGCCCGGTCACGGTCGCGGCGCTGAAATCCGGCGACATCCAGGTCGCCGATCTGTTCAGCACGTCGTCGTCGATCGCCGCCAACGGGTTCGTGCCGCTGGTGGACGACAAGAACATGTTCCCCGCACAGAACATCGTGCCGCTCGCGGCGAAGGGGACGTTGTCACCGAAGGAGGTCGACGCGCTGAACCGGGTTTCGGCGGCGCTCACGACCGACCAGCTGACCGAGCTGAACGTCCAGTTCAGCGAAGAGAAACGCAACCCGCTCGACGTCGCCGAGGAGTTCCTGCGCCGGAACAACCTCCTCGCGCCCGCCTGACCCTCCATGCGTTTCGTCCTCTGAACGCGGTCGTTGCACGCGCAAGGACCGCATCCAGAGGACGAAACGCGGGAGGGGCTAGAGGCGGTCGAAGGCGGCCGAGTAGCGGAACTCGCCCTGGAGCTCCGGCGTGTACGCGCGGAGGGTGCGGACCTGGAAGTGCGGCGCCCATTCCGCGACCGGCGGCGTGATCCCGTGCTGTGCGGCGAGAACGAAACCGAAGCGGGAGTAGTAGTTCGGGTCGCCCAGCAGGACCACCGCGCCGTACCCGAGCGCGTCCGCCGCGCCGAGCACGGCGTGTACGAGCGCGGAGCCGACGCCGGAGGCGTGGTACTCGGGAAGGACACCGAGCGGACCGAGACCGACCGCCGACTTCTCGTCGTCGCCGAGCTTCGCCGGGCTGCAGCAGACGTGCCCGACGACCTTGCCGTCGCGTTCGGCCACGATGGACAGTGCGCCGATCAGGTCGCCGTCCTCTCGTAGCTCGTCGACGAGTTTCGCCTCGACCACCGGGACACTGAGTTTCGCGAACGCGGCCAGATGCACGGCGTGGATCGCATCGCGGTCGGCCGGGATTTCCTGTCGGAGCAGCATGCGCCAGAGTGTGCTCCATCCGAAGGTAGGATGGAAATCGTTTTCCGCCCGACGGCGTCACGACTTTCGTAGGCGGCCATCCGTGTGTACTTCCACGAGCGTGAAACGCCGGGAGGGCGGGAGAACGACCACCAGATGTGCGGATCCCCAATTCTTCGTGGGCCGTACGGGCGCAAAACGCGACTAAAGGCGGGGGCTGAACGGTGCCCGAGCTGCGCCGACGCGACGTCCATTACTACCGGGATGTCCGTAATGCAAGGTCTTCCTTGGGGTGAAATCGCCACTTAGTCTCAGCCTGCGCTCCTAAGTGGAACGCGCTTCACCTCTGAGTCACCCCAACGATCCGGCGGGCTTCTTCATGCCCGTGGGTCGCCCCTGCCTGGGAGGAATATCTTGAACAATTCCCTGGGAACCTTGAAGAGACGACTGCCCGCCTTCGGTTTGGCCGCGGCCGTCGCCGTGCTGACGGCGCTGGGCGGAACCACCGTCGCGTCGGCGGCCGAGGGTTCGATCGTCAACGCGGGTAGCGCCAAGGCGATCAAGGACAGCTACATCGTCGTGCTGAAGGACGGCTCGTCGGTCGAAGCCACCGCGAAGAGCGTGACCCAGCGCCACGGTGGCACGGTCGAGAAGACCTTCGCGTCTTCGGTCCGCGGCTTCTCCGGTGCGCTGACCGAAAAGCAGGCGAAGCGCGTCGCCGCCGACCCCGCCGTCGCCTACGTGGAGCAGAACCAGACCGTCTCGATCTCGGCGGACCAGCTGAACCCGCCGTCGTGGGGCCTGGACCGGGTCGACCAGCAGAGCCTTCCGCTGGACCAGAAGTACAGCTACAGCACCACGGCGTCGAACGTCACCGCGTACGTCGTCGACACCGGCATCCTCACCACGCACCCCGACTTCGGCGGGCGCGCGACCCACGGCCGTGACACCGTCGACAACGACAACGACGCCACGGACTGCCAGGGCCACGGCACCCACGTCGCCGGCACCATCGGCGGCACCGCGCACGGTCTGGCCAAGGGCGTCAAGCTCGTCGCCGTCCGCGTGCTGAACTGCTCCGGTTCGGGCACGACCGCCGGCGTCATCGCCGGTGTCGACTGGGTGACCGCGAACGCCGTCAAGCCCGCCGTCGCGAACATGAGCCTCGGTGGCGGCGCTTCGACGACCCTCGACCAGGCCGTCCAGCGGTCGATCGCGGCAGGCATCACCTACGGTGTCGCGGCCGGTAACGACACCGGCGCCAACGCGTGCAACACCTCGCCCGCCCGCACGCCGGAAGCGATCACCGTCGGCTCGACGACGAACACGGACGCGCGGTCGAGCTTCTCCAACATCGGCACCTGCCTCGACATCTTCGCGCCGGGCAGCGGCATCACGTCGACGTGGCTGAACAACGGCACCAACACCATCAGCGGTACCTCGATGGCGACCCCGCACGTCGTGGGCGCGGCGGCCCTGTACGCCTCCGCCAACCCGTCGGCCACGCCGAAGCAGGTCCGTGACGCGCTGGTCGCCAACGGCACCAAGGACAAGGTGACCAACCCGGGCACCGGTTCGCCGAACGTGCTGCTCTACACGGGCACCGGCGGTGGCCCCGGCCCCGAGCCCACCCCCTGTGGCACGCAGACCAACAGCGGCGTCGTCGCCATCCCCGACGCCGGTGCCGCGGTGACCAGCACGATCACCGTCGCCAACTGCGCCCGCAACGCCTCGGCCACCACCAAGGTCGCGGTGAACATCACGCACACCTACGTCGGTGACCTCGTCATCGACCTGGTCGCGCCGGACGGCAGCTCCTACCGCCTGAAGGGTTCGAGCAACGACTCGTCCGACAACATCAACACCACCTACACCGCCAACGTCTCGTCCGAGGCCGCCAACGGTGCCTGGAAGCTGAAGGTCCAGGACGTCTACCGGATCGACACCGGCTCGCTCAACAGCTGGTCGTTGACCGTCTGATCCACCCCTGGAGTACGTGAAGGCCCCCTTCCTCCTGCTGGGAAGGGGGCCTTCCCGTCTCCGGAGAGTGATTCGGCGCCCAGTTGCGGCGTTCGTCCACTAAGGACCTTCGCGAGGCTTTAACCTCTCTCGCATGCAGCCCGGACCGCCCTATCAGCAGGGACCTCAGCAGCCGTATCCACCGCAGGGATATCCCGGCTACCCGCAGCCCGGATACGGGCCGCCGCCCAAGAAGTCGAACACCGGACTGATCGTCGGGCTCGTCATCGGCGCGGTGGTGCTGCTCGGTGGTGGCGGGGTCGCGGCCTTCCTCCTGCTGTCCGACTCCGGTTCGTCGACGTCCGCCGCGCCGACTTCGTCGAAGAAGAGCGGGCCGCCGGACAAGTACACCTCCATGCCCGCCTGCGAGCGGATCGGGAGCAAGGTGCGGAACCTTCCGCCGCTCGAAACGCCGAAGGGCGAGGAGCCGGCGAGCACGTCGAACGACGAGATCACCTACACCCGGTCGTCCTGCTCCTGGCGTGAACCGAACGCGCCGTCGGCGACCGTTTCGATGTACCTGTCGAAGTCGAAGGAGCCGGGCTCGGGCGCGGGGGAGGCCTGGGCCAAGGCCGGGGTCGAGAACGCCGTGACCGATGGCGGCGTGCTCATCCCCACCATGGCGAAGTCCACCAAAGCCGTGCACACCAAGCTCGATTCGCCGAGCCAGTGCCAGATCAAGTTCTACCAGGGCAACGTCGAGGGCGAGATCATCGTGACCGGCCCCGACCCGTCCGGGACGGTCAACCAGACGGTGTGCAAGGAGAACGCCCTGAAGATGGCGAGGGCGACCTCCGAGGCGATCGGCTGAAGGACGCTTTCCCCGCATCAGACGCAGCGAAAGGGCCCTTCACCGCATGAGATGCGGTGAAGGGCCCTTTCAGCTCACGTCAGGCGATCAGTCGAAGGCCCGCGCGATCAGCGCCTTCTGCTCGACCTCGTGCACCTTGGACGAACCGGCCGACGGGGCGGCCATCGGACGGCGCGACACGACGTCCAGGCTGGAGAACACCTCCGGGAGCTTCCGCGGCAGGTTCAGGCCGAAGAACGGCCACGCACCCTGGTTTTCCGGCTCCTCCTGGACCCAGACCGCGGGAGCGCCGTTGTAGCGCTCCAGCGCCGCCAGCAGCTTCTTCTTGGGCAGCGGGTAGTACTGCTCGACGCGCACGATCGCGACGTCGTTCGCCTCGCGCTTCGTGCGCTCGGCCACCAGCTCCCAGTACAGCTTGCCCGAGGTCAGCAGGACCTTGCGCACCTTCGACGGGTCGACAACCGCGTCGTCGATGACCGACATGAACTTCGTCTGGCCGGTGAAGTCCTCGACCTGCGAGGTCGCGGCCTTGTTGCGCAGCATCGACTTGGGGGTGAAGACCACCAGCGGGCGGTTGACCCCGTCGAGGGCGTGCCGGCGGAGCAGGTGGAAGTAGTTCGCCGGGGTCGACGGGACCGCGACGGTCATCGAGCCTTCGGCGCACAGCGAGAGGAAACGCTCGATGCGGCCGGAGGTGTGGTCCGGGCCCTGGCCCTCGTGGCCGTGCGGCAGCAGCAGCACGACGTCGGAGAGCTGGCCCCACTTGGCCTCACCGGAGGAGATGTACTCGTCGATGACGGTCTGCGCGCCGTTGACGAAGTCACCGAACTGCGCTTCCCACATCACCAGCGCTTCGGAGTTGGCCACGGAGTAGCCGTACTCGAAGCCGACCGCCGCGTACTCGGACAGCGCCGAGTCGTAGATCATCACGCGGCCCTGGTTCTCGGCCAGGCTGGCCAGCGGTGAGTACTCCTGGCCGGTCTTGCGGTCGATCAGCACCGAGTGGCGCTGCGTGAAGGTGCCGCGGCGGGAGTCCTGGCCGGACAGCCGCACGAGGCGGCCTTCCATGGCCAGCGAACCGAAGGCGAGCAGCTCGCCGAACGCCCAGTCGATGCCGCCTTCGCGGGACATCTTGTGACGGCGTTCCATGACCGGCTTGACCCGCGGGTGCGGGGTGAAGCCCTCGGGCACGTTGAGGAACGCGTCGCCGATGTGCTCGATGACCTCGGTGGTGGTCGCCGTGGGCACCTTGGCCGGGACCTGCTGCTCCTCCTCGACCGAGGGGCTGGCCTTCGCCGGGTGCTTCTCCAGCTCGCGGACCTCGTTGAACACGTGCTCCAGCTGGCTGGAGAAGTCGCGCAACGCGGCTTCGGCCTCTTCGACGGAGATGTCGCCGCGGCCGATCAGCGATTCGGTGTAGGTCTTCCGGACCGAACGCTTCGTGTCGATGATGTCGTACATCGCCGGCTGGGTCATCGAGGGGTCGTCGCCCTCGTTGTGGCCGCGGCGGCGGTAGCAGATCAGGTCGATCACGACGTCCTTGTGGAACGCCTGGCGGTAGTCGACGGCCAGCTTGGCCACCCAGTGCGCGGCCTCGGGGTCGTCGCCGTTCACGTGGAAGATCGGCGAGCCGATCATCTTCGCGACGTCGGTGGCGTACTGGCTCGACCGCGAGTGCTCGGGCGCGGTGGTGAAGCCGACCTGGTTGTTGACGATGACGTGCACGGTGCCGCCGGTGCGGTACCCGCGCAGCAGCGCCAGGTTCAGGGTCTCGGCCACGACACCCTGGCCCGCGAAAGCCGCGTCGCCGTGCATCAGGACGGGGAGGACGGTGAAGCCCTCGCCACCCTTGTCGAGGATGTCCTGCTTCGCGCGGACGATGCCCTCGAGGACCGGGTCGACGGTCTCCAGGTGCGACGGGTTCGCGGTCAGCGACACCTTGGTCTCGCCGTCGCCGAACATGCGGAAGTACTTGCCCTCGGCGCCGAGGTGGTACTTCACGTCACCGGAACCGTGCGCCTGGCCCGGGTCGAGGTTGCCCTCGAACTCCTGGAAGATCTGCGCGATCGGCTTGCCGACGATGTTCGCGAGCACGTTCAGGCGGCCGCGGTGCGGCATGCCGATGACGACCTCGTCGAGCTCGTGCTCGGCGGCCTTGTCCAGCAGCGTGTCCAGCAGCGGGATCGCCGTCTCGCCGCCTTCGAGGGAGAACCGCTTCTGGCCGACGTACTTGGTCTGCAGGAAGGTCTCGAACGCCTCGGCGGCGTTGAGCTTCGAGAGCACGTACTTCTGGACGGCGGGGTCCGGCTTCTCGTGCGGGATCTCGACGCGGTCCTGGATCCAGCGGCGCTCCTCGGGGTCGAGGATGTGCGTGTACTCGATGCCGACGGTGCGGCAGTACGAGTTGCGCAGCACGCCGAGGATGTCGCGCAGCTTCATCCGCTCCTGGCCGGCGAAGCCGCCGACCGGGAACTCGCGGTCCAGGTCCCACAGGGTCAGGCCGTGGGAGAGGACGTCGAGGTCGGCGTGGCTGCGCTGCCGGTAGTTCAGCGGGTCGGTGTCGGCCATCAGGTGACCGCGCATGCGGAAGGCGTCGATCAGCTCGATGACACGCGCGGTCTTGTCGACCGGGCCGTCCGGGATGTCGGCGACCCAGCGGATCGGCTCGTACGGCAGGCGCAGGCTGGTGAAGACGTCGTCGTAGAAGCCGTCCTCGCCGAGCAGCAGCTCGTGGATGCGCTTGAGGAACTCGCCCGACTCCGCGCCCTGGATGATGCGGTGGTCATACGTCGAGGTCAGCGTCATGATCTTCGAGACGCCGAGGTCGACCAGCGCCTTCTCGCTGGTGCCCTCGAAATGCGCCGGGTACTGCATGGCGCCGACGCCGATGATCGCGCCCTGGCCCGCCTGCAGCCGCGGCACCGAGTGGTTGGTGCCGATGCCGCCGGGGTTGGTCAGCGAGATCGTGGTGCCGGCGAAGTCGTCGGCGGTCAGCTTGCCGTTGCGGGCCTTCTTGACGATCTCCTCGTAGGCCTGCCAGAACTGCATGAAGGTCATGTTCTC from Amycolatopsis sp. EV170708-02-1 includes:
- a CDS encoding GNAT family N-acetyltransferase; the encoded protein is MLLRQEIPADRDAIHAVHLAAFAKLSVPVVEAKLVDELREDGDLIGALSIVAERDGKVVGHVCCSPAKLGDDEKSAVGLGPLGVLPEYHASGVGSALVHAVLGAADALGYGAVVLLGDPNYYSRFGFVLAAQHGITPPVAEWAPHFQVRTLRAYTPELQGEFRYSAAFDRL
- a CDS encoding ABC transporter substrate-binding protein, whose product is MRRRVAALFAGIALLTASCGNPLAGGAEGGASGDIIIGASDVGESLLLAQIYAGALRNAGAENVTVRPPVGSREVVVKALQDKSLSVVPDYSGNLLRYFDKDTQATTPQDVYAQLKQKLPQGFEVLEQAPAEDKDLLVVRKELADSGIRTFSDLGKRCKELVFGGPGQWSSRWKDKIKSLYGCEFAEIRTTDTGGPVTVAALKSGDIQVADLFSTSSSIAANGFVPLVDDKNMFPAQNIVPLAAKGTLSPKEVDALNRVSAALTTDQLTELNVQFSEEKRNPLDVAEEFLRRNNLLAPA
- a CDS encoding ABC transporter permease; the protein is MIGDVLNWFGDPAHWQGPDGVPARLLQHLGYTALALVFALIIAIPLGLYVGHTGRGAVLLVSGGNAIRALPTLGLVTFLFLLFTESELSTIIGLVVLAIPPILAGTYAGLQATDHGVVDAAQGIGMTGWQRLWKVEVPISLPLVLGGVRNSVLQLVATAAVAAYVGLGGLGRFLLDGLAILDYPQVVAGALLTTLLAVVLDLALAGVQRVLVPKGVRLAQAASGKKAKV
- a CDS encoding ABC transporter permease, which produces MGDFFAELGRYLGSANNRSQFFGDLLDHVYLSLVPLALGLVIAVLAGWLGHRFAAVRSVLLVVANLLYTIPSLALFVVIPGIIGSKILDSVNVIVALTIYTAALLVRPVLDALDAVPPHVVAAATAIGYKPARRFLTVELPLSVPVLAAGVRVASVSNISLVSVGALIGTGGLGVLFTDGFQREYFSPIVVGIVATLLLALIVDLVLVQLRNVLTPWDRVATTAGAK
- a CDS encoding ABC transporter ATP-binding protein, yielding MTIEFRGVTKRYPDGTVAVDDLNLTVEDGTITVFVGPSGCGKTTSLRMINRMVEPTSGTVLLDGKDVSDGDPALLRRGIGYVIQHAGLFPHRTVLDNVATVPLLSGWDKGKARKRAAELLETVGLPAELGKRYPAQLSGGQQQRVGVARALAADSPVLLMDEPFSAVDPIVREELQDELLRLQSQLGKTIVFVTHDIDEAVRLGDKIAVLRVGGVLAQYGTPSEVLRHPVDDFVASFVGKDRGYRGLSFLSAEGIVVEEVKRVEVGKPAPGPSDDWQVAVNAEGQPRGWLRPGSTVDGELAETDLVAGGSLYLQGSPIRGALDAALSSPASLGVVVDADQKVLGVVRAQQVLEVIETPSLSS
- a CDS encoding DUF4190 domain-containing protein — its product is MNQPYGFAYPQRPKTSGLAIATLVLGLAGCLALPLLPAIILGIIALTQTGPGKQQGRGLAIGGLVAAGFWAIGWVALLGNTMGDPDRYTASPTGASCATPPSGHANVCTLKPGDCFQQPAVTGTYTSVELTTCDRAHSTEVIGAFTAADGPWPSGGELKAEALTHCQRIMAKNVDSPRLNAEGVYTDLVTWKPGRDEWKHGVRTVFCTLHSPGSELTGSVLVPGADLAVPTG
- a CDS encoding NADP-dependent malic enzyme yields the protein MTTPVTDTEIFEGHEGGKLSVAATRPISSPRDLSVAYTPGVAKVSRAIAEDAAKAKRYTWADRLVVVVSDGTAVLGLGDIGASASLPVMEGKSVLFKTFGGLDSIPLVLDTTDVDEIIETLVRLRPSFGAVNLEDISAPRCFELEDRLKEALDCPVMHDDQHGTAIVTLAALRGANQVLGKDISGQRVVVSGAGAAGVACARILQNAGVADVTVLDSRGIIHSGREGLNPIKQKLAETTNTAGLRGGLGEALKGADVFLGLSGATIDETLLAGMADDAIVFALSNPDPEVHPVAASRYAKIVATGRSDFPNQINNVLAFPGVFRGALDSGARAITENMKLAAADAIFAVAQDDLGPDRIVPSPLDPRVAPEVAAAVAKAAEADGVV
- a CDS encoding S8 family peptidase, with product MNNSLGTLKRRLPAFGLAAAVAVLTALGGTTVASAAEGSIVNAGSAKAIKDSYIVVLKDGSSVEATAKSVTQRHGGTVEKTFASSVRGFSGALTEKQAKRVAADPAVAYVEQNQTVSISADQLNPPSWGLDRVDQQSLPLDQKYSYSTTASNVTAYVVDTGILTTHPDFGGRATHGRDTVDNDNDATDCQGHGTHVAGTIGGTAHGLAKGVKLVAVRVLNCSGSGTTAGVIAGVDWVTANAVKPAVANMSLGGGASTTLDQAVQRSIAAGITYGVAAGNDTGANACNTSPARTPEAITVGSTTNTDARSSFSNIGTCLDIFAPGSGITSTWLNNGTNTISGTSMATPHVVGAAALYASANPSATPKQVRDALVANGTKDKVTNPGTGSPNVLLYTGTGGGPGPEPTPCGTQTNSGVVAIPDAGAAVTSTITVANCARNASATTKVAVNITHTYVGDLVIDLVAPDGSSYRLKGSSNDSSDNINTTYTANVSSEAANGAWKLKVQDVYRIDTGSLNSWSLTV